Proteins encoded in a region of the Neodiprion virginianus isolate iyNeoVirg1 chromosome 2, iyNeoVirg1.1, whole genome shotgun sequence genome:
- the LOC124297399 gene encoding transcription factor Sp9, whose protein sequence is MLTDMTPAAAGQLYPQLQSIAKSPASHVDHPGLRGTPLAMLAAQCNKLSNKSPPPLADAAVGKGFHPWKKSPQSSGSSPQHSGGGGGGGCTTTTGVTQRPTATSSAGSTGGYARPPVTSCASTAPQYGSDLYFPGTASAQPASDPHHHQSSLLGKVEGATLGSVYGRHPYESWPFNAMPGATHGGIKAGDGGWWDVHSAATGGWLDVSGTVGVGVHAAQMANYSADYSTSLALAGNHLLGSTTAGHNLLQDTYKSMLPGGPPGFGLHHHATSGGGAGSPQGAGGAGVAQAPSPRSQRRYTGRATCDCPNCQEAERLGPAGVHLRKKNIHSCHIPGCGKVYGKTSHLKAHLRWHTAAPSNPHRRKEIRLPGLQQAIHAQRPPREARQDAQQQQQQRQQRGEQRQGGGGGGQLVGRVLLRQRGQRESAESHFGAPGSGGPGQQHGGSAEHQQHPAATGNPHDPNADDPSNPADTPSSPPPASPAANGPPPPPSSSRNHRGPHHPPPSSSSHGDEHALSPVGPGAACANNATALGSPLSYPLNLNLIHHHHHHHHQAAAVAAAAAAAAAANHHHNSYSMQQNPGTPGTAQTPSPSSPAPVHSL, encoded by the exons ATGCTGACCGACATGACTCCGGCGGCGGCCGGACAGCTTTATCCGCAGCTACAATCCATCGCCAAGTCCCCAGCTAGTCACGTG GATCACCCGGGGCTGCGCGGAACCCCGCTGGCGATGCTGGCGGCGCAGTGCAACAAGCTGAGCAACAAAAGTCCGCCACCCCTGGCGGACGCGGCGGTCGGCAAGGGGTTCCACCCGTGGAAAAAGAGCCCGCAGAGCAGCGGGAGCTCGCCGCAACACTCGGGGggcggtggcggcggcggTTGCACGACCACAACGGGGGTGACGCAGAGGCCGACGGCGACGAGCAGCGCCGGCAGCACCGGGGGCTACGCCAGGCCTCCGGTAACCTCCTGCGCCTCGACCGCCCCCCAGTACGGAAGCGACCTCTACTTCCCCGGGACGGCGAGCGCCCAGCCGGCGAGCGACCCCCACCACCACCAGAGCAGCCTGCTCGGCAAGGTGGAGGGTGCGACCCTGGGCTCCGTTTACGGCAGACACCCTTACGAGTCGTGGCCGTTCAACGCTATGCCGGGAGCGACGCACGGCGGCATCAAGGCCGGGGACGGGGGCTGGTGGGACGTCCACAGCGCGGCGACCGGCGGGTGGCTGGACGTTAGCGGGACCGTCGGCGTCGGCGTCCACGCGGCCCAGATGGCCAACTACTCGGCGGATTACTCGACGAGCCTCGCCCTCGCCGGGAATCACTTGCTGGGCTCGACGACCGCCGGCCACAACCTGCTTCAAGACACTTACAAGTCGATGCTGCCCGGCGGGCCGCCCGGCTTCGGGCTGCATCATCACGCGACGAGCGGGGGCGGGGCCGGGAGCCCCCAGGGGGCCGGAGGCGCCGGCGTCGCCCAGGCACCCTCGCCGAGGTCGCAGAGGAGATACACCGGCCGGGCGACCTGCGACTGCCCGAACTGCCAGGAGGCAGAGAGGCTCGGACCTGCCGGTGTTCACCTGAGGAAGAAGAACATCCACAGCTGCCACATCCCCGGCTGCGGGAAGGTCTACGGGAAGACGTCTCATCTGAAGGCCCATTTGCGGTGGCACACTG CGGCACCTTCGAACCCACACCGGAGAAAAGAGATTCGCCTGCCCGGTCTGCAACAAGCGATTCATGCGCAGCGACCACCTCGCGAAGCACGTCAAGACgcacagcagcagcagcagcagcggcagcagcggGGCGAGCAAAGGCAAGGGGGCGGCGGGGGCGGGCAGCTCGTCGGCCGAGTCCTGCTCCGACAGCGAGGACAACGCGAGTCAGCAGAGTCCCATTTCGGGGCCCCTGGTTCAGGGGGCCCTGGACAGCAGCACGGCGGGTCAGCCGAGCACCAACAGCACCCAGCAGCAACCGGCAACCCCCATGACCCCAATGCAGATGACCCCTCCAACCCCGCTGACACCCCATCATCCCCACCACCCGCATCTCCCGCCGCTAATGGGCCACCACCCCCACCATCATCATCACGCAACCACCGTGGTCCCCACCACCcaccaccatcatcatcatcacacGGGGATGAGCATGCACTGAGCCCGGTGGGGCCCGGAGCCGCATGCGCCAACAACGCAACGGCCCTGGGCTCCCCCCTATCTTACCCCCTGAACCTCAACCTGatccaccaccaccatcatcaccatcatcagGCCGCCGCGGTCGCCGCAGCCGCGGCAGCCGCGGCCGCCGCCAATCATCACCACAACTCCTACTCCATGCAGCAAAATCCCGGCACCCCGGGCACGGCGCAGACCCCCTCGCCCTCCTCCCCCGCCCCTGTACATAGTCTCTAG